The sequence below is a genomic window from Nitrospirota bacterium.
ACTGCAAGACCTGCGAGTGAAACCCGTACATTCGGTTACCATCGAGCCGGTATTGTCGCGGCGTTTCTCAACTCCTTCATTCTGCTCTTGATGGCTTTTGGCATTACCATCGTCGGGATCAAACGTTTCCTGCAACCCGTTCCGGTAGACGGGAGTTGGATTATGGCGATCGCGGCCCTGAGTTTCGCCGCCAATTTAGGGATTGCACTCCTCTTGAAGCAGGGGGCTAAAGACGACCTTAACATCCGCAGCGCCTTTTGGCACATGTTGGGCGACGCCTGGGTCTCGCTGGGTGTCGTGATCAGCGGCGGAGCCATTGTATTCACCGGCTGGACCCTGCTCGATCCGCTGATCAGCATGCTGGTCGTCATCGCCATTGCCAGAGGGGCCTGGCCCCTGTTCAAGGAATCGCTGGACGTCTTGTTGGAATCAACCCCCTCGAAGATCAGCGCCTCACACGTAGCTGCAACCATCGAGGCAATCCCCGGCGTGAGAAATGTCCATGACCTCCATATCTGGGCAGTCGAACCTCGCTTGATTATGATGACCTGTCATATACTGGTCGAGGGAGACGATTCGGCGATCACCAATGATTTGCTCCATGCTATCCGCGCCCGAGTCATCACAGAATTCGGAATCAGACATATGACCATTCAGATGGGGACCCACTGTTGTCACCAAGAGGAGATCCACTGCGATCTCACGACGTTGGCCAAGCAGCACAAGGATGAGGCGCTTGTTCATGCGCACCACTGAAAACGTGGGACAGGGGGAGGTTGATCTGGTTTGTTTTGTTCATTTGGTTGGTCTAGTTCAACGAAACAAACCAAACAGACCAATAAACAAGAGAAACCACCCGGGTCTCGCCCGTCTCGCTTGAGTAGGATCGACGATTCAGGATAAGACGATGACCACGACTTCGATCCCTTTTTATGTTCTCTGCGGTGCTCTTGGCGCGGGCAAGACCACGCTCCTCATGCGCCTGCTCGAATATTGGAAGAGCCAGGGCAAAAAAACCGGCGTGTTGATGAACGAAGCCGGTGAGGTGAGCATCGATGGGCCCCGCGCCGGCACGATCGCCGAGCAAGTGATGAACCTCGCGGGCGGATGCGTCTGTTGCGACACGAAGGAAGACCTGTCCTGGGGGATCGCGCAACTGGTGAGAGACTATGAGTCTGATGTCATTATACTGGAGTGCTCCGGCATGGCGAATCCGGCAGAAGTCATCGACGGCGTGACGGACCTCTACACGGCGCGGCTCACGCACCTGGAAAAGGTCATTGCTCTCCTCCATCCGATCCCGACAGACCGGGAGAGCATGGGGGGGGTCGTGACCAACCAAGCGATTCGATGCGCAGACGAACTCATTCTGAATAAGCGAGACCTCTATGTTCCTGGACATTGGGAGGGATTCAAGAACTCGATCATCTCACAGAACCCCTACGCAAGGGTCTGGGAGACGAGCCACGCCAGGGTCGATCCCCCCGATCTACTCAAACCAATCACCCGCATATCGACGGCACCTCCGGTGAATGTGGAGTTCGGAGTACCGAAATCATCCGCTACGAACGCACGGGCATCGTACCATCCCATCGCCACGACCATTCGCCTTCCAGGCCCGTTGAATTTCGAACGATTCCTCGGCTGGTTGAAGACACTGCCCCCAGAACTTGAACGGGCGAAAGGCTTTTTCCGCTTCGCCAAAGGACCAGAGCTCCAAGAATTTCAATACGCGCCGCCAGGCGATGCCACCATCACGCCCATCACGTTGCTCGACGAACCAAGCCACGCGATCGTGTTGATCGGACGAGGCTACGACCAGGAGCGCTGCCAAGCAGAACTTATAGCCTGTCTTGAAAACCCTACGTGTACGGCTAAATAGCAGGATTCTCGCGTGACCTGCGCACGCGAAAATAACGCAGAAGGAACCACGCAACACCGGCTCCGAACAATCCGCCGAGCACCCAGCCTCCCAGCACGTCCGTCACATAGTGGGCGCCTATGTAGACGCGCGCGAGACCGATCAGCCCGACCAGCGGCCAACTTATCCAACCTGAACGCGGGTACAGAACGTGGAAAAAGGCTGCTGCCGTCGCGGTGTTAATCGCGTGATTCGATGGAAATCCGAAGGTCTTACCGCAGGCCTCGATCTGATGGATGTCCGGAAATGCCATACAAGGACGTGGCCGAGCAACGAGATCTTTGACCCGAGCCCCCAGGAAATCGAGCAATCCGATAGAAGCAGCAAGAAGAGGCGCCCCAAGCAGGGCCTCCCGCCAGGAGAGCCATAACCAATATCCAGTGAGCAGAATTCCCGGTGCCCAGAGAAGACTTGAGTTGGAGAGGGTGAGTGCAAGCCAATCGAGCGTATCGAACTGTCCGGTAAGGCTGTTGATAGCACGGAAAAGAGATTCGTCCACACTCATACGGCTGACGATAAAGCCTCACCCGTCAACCGTCAAGCTTGAAACGGTCTATCTGGTCTGTCTGGTCTATCTGGTTTGATTAGTATATTTGGTCGTCTGTGCCATCAGCCATACGCCATTGGCTCTTATGCGATCAATGCGTGCGGTAGTGAATGCGCACCGTGAGTTCCCCATCCACCGGCTCGTCGCCTTTCATTTGGGGATCGAAAGTCCAACGATTCAAGGCGGCCATCCCGGCAATGGTGAGCTCCCGATGCTTGGCTGGCTCCAACACCACCACGGTCACTGTCGCGTGCTTGGAAACCAACATGCGCACTTTCATCCAATCGTCGAGTTCTTTGCCGTCCAATCCTGGAGGAATGGCCGGCCAGGGCGTGGCTTTGGGAACGGGTCCTAGCTGTTGATCCTTGTTGAGCGGCAGGC
It includes:
- a CDS encoding phosphatase PAP2 family protein, encoding MDESLFRAINSLTGQFDTLDWLALTLSNSSLLWAPGILLTGYWLWLSWREALLGAPLLAASIGLLDFLGARVKDLVARPRPCMAFPDIHQIEACGKTFGFPSNHAINTATAAAFFHVLYPRSGWISWPLVGLIGLARVYIGAHYVTDVLGGWVLGGLFGAGVAWFLLRYFRVRRSRENPAI
- a CDS encoding GTP-binding protein — its product is MTTTSIPFYVLCGALGAGKTTLLMRLLEYWKSQGKKTGVLMNEAGEVSIDGPRAGTIAEQVMNLAGGCVCCDTKEDLSWGIAQLVRDYESDVIILECSGMANPAEVIDGVTDLYTARLTHLEKVIALLHPIPTDRESMGGVVTNQAIRCADELILNKRDLYVPGHWEGFKNSIISQNPYARVWETSHARVDPPDLLKPITRISTAPPVNVEFGVPKSSATNARASYHPIATTIRLPGPLNFERFLGWLKTLPPELERAKGFFRFAKGPELQEFQYAPPGDATITPITLLDEPSHAIVLIGRGYDQERCQAELIACLENPTCTAK
- a CDS encoding energy transducer TonB, with the protein product MRSFFTIFLTVVLSWPAVVYAVVGDEATHEDDHQEDVLELPEVHVHGLPLNKDQQLGPVPKATPWPAIPPGLDGKELDDWMKVRMLVSKHATVTVVVLEPAKHRELTIAGMAALNRWTFDPQMKGDEPVDGELTVRIHYRTH
- a CDS encoding cation transporter, with amino-acid sequence MTTYASYEHLRSRLSLALALNAVIIVAEFIGGWLLDSMGLMSDAGHNLVDQGALFLALYAHVLTARPASETRTFGYHRAGIVAAFLNSFILLLMAFGITIVGIKRFLQPVPVDGSWIMAIAALSFAANLGIALLLKQGAKDDLNIRSAFWHMLGDAWVSLGVVISGGAIVFTGWTLLDPLISMLVVIAIARGAWPLFKESLDVLLESTPSKISASHVAATIEAIPGVRNVHDLHIWAVEPRLIMMTCHILVEGDDSAITNDLLHAIRARVITEFGIRHMTIQMGTHCCHQEEIHCDLTTLAKQHKDEALVHAHH